In Synergistaceae bacterium, the sequence GGCAAAGACTTTGCATTTAGCATGAACTATGCAGACCCCACTCTTTCAGAAGAGGGAGAAGAGATCCGAGTCCAAGAAGCAATGGATGCTATTTTGGCACAGCAGCCATTCGGTGTAACTCTTGAATCAGCTTATGGCGCAGAACTAATCGATCGTGTTGTAACAGAGATTTTAATATAAGTTATTAAACTACTCTTTAGCCGCCCAAAATTTACAGCCATATATAACTCTCTTCAAGCATAAAAATTAAAATTTAGAATTATAAATATATTACATAACATGATGCTTTTGCAGAAGGAAGCATCCTTGCCCATCTTTTGCAAAGGCATCACTTTACAAAGGAGGATAAAAGAATGGAGGAATTAATGAGCAGTATCGTGCAGACTGGTTTCTCCATCGCAGTAGCATCCTACCTGCTTGTAAGAATGGATAGACGAATGGAAGAGCTGACCCGCGCAGTGATTCATCTTGGAGTCGTTTTAGAAGCAAAGGAGGTTAGCGATGGAAAAATCGGTGTTGCAGAAAATAAAGAGGTTGTTGGAAATTATTCTTTTGCACATAGGCCTGTATGAGGTGAAAGAGCGTGACAAAAAGAATTAATGATTTTCAAATTGCAGAACATTTTAATTTAATTGAATTTCAATGCCCTTGCTGTCACAGAGTTTTATTGAACCCACTACTGGTCAGCAGGCTTGAAATATTAAGACAAAAAATTTCAAAACCTATTATAATAAACAGTGGTTTTAGATGCCAAAAACACAATGAAAAAGTCGGAGGAGTTACAAATAGTAAGCATAAAATAGGTCAAGCAGCTGATGTACGGGTAATTGAATCCGAACAGTCAGAGTTTTGCGAGACAGCATTAGAAACTGGATTTACAAAAGCAATAGCTTACAGAGAACGTGGCTTCGTACACCTAGAAATAGGAGCATAAGTATAAAAATTGAATAATAGAACAATTCCCGATTGCAACGTGGTTACTTTAGAGGGTCTTGTTATAAACTATACTCCTCTCGTCAAAGTTACGGCATACCGCTATCAAGGAAGAGGTGCGGAGTATGAGGATCTCATGCAAGAGGGTTATTTAGCTCTCTTGCTTCTCATCCCACAATGCAAAGATTTAAAATGGTTGCCTTACTTTCTCAAAAGTCGTCTGCCGGGGTATGTTCGAACGGCGGCAGAAAGGCTGAGGGGGAGGAAGAGAACTCCCGAAGTTGGACTTGAGGATGTAGAAGGAGTTCTGTCAGACAGTAAAAGTTCAAGGACACGCAGTGAAAGTGAACTGCACGATTTGTTGGAAAGAACTCTCACTAAAGCTGAACTAGACTTAACTCAAGCGCTGTTGGAAGGCTTTACACAAAAAGAGTTAGCCTCATTTTTGAATATAACGCAACAAGCGGTAAGTGCCCGACTTAGAGTAATAAGAGATAAACTAAAGCCTGTTATAAAGGACAGTTTGTAAGTATAAATTTAAACCAAATAAAACAGGGAGTCTCACAGTTTTGCGTGACTCCCTGTTTTATGATAATGTTCACAAATTTAAAAAATGTTATTCGTTAATGTTTATTTTAGTTCAAAAGCAACGTCCACAGAGACGTTGATTGTTATTGTTCCTGCGGTAATTTGAGTTTCCGGTACGAAATCTGCAGTTGCAAATGTTCTCATCATATTTCTATTCCCGGCTCCGCTTTCCATCGCTGCACCTACTGAGCCCACTCTTGCGCTAATAAGAGACCCTACATTGCTTCCTGCGGCTTTTGCCACTATTTCAGCCTTTTCTTTGCCATTTTTCGTGGCTTTTGCAAGCAATTCTCTTTCTATTTTTTCCTGATCGCTTACAGTGAAATCAACTCCATAAAACTTATTGGCTCCGGCACTCTGCATTGTATCTATAACAGCCCCTGCCTTGTCTATGTCTTTAACCTTGACGTTGAGGCTGTGAACCAGGACATATCCGGACGGGACTCTTTTGTTTTTCTCATTCTGTTTGTAATCCTGACTCAAACTGTAACCCGTGGTTTTTATATCTTTTTGATCAATTCCGCTTTTTTTAAGGTCTTTCATAAGTTTATCCATTACTTTGCTGTTTTCTGCTTTAGCAGCATTTGCATTGGCGGCTTTTGTTTCAACAGCCATATTAATAAAGGCAGTGTCTGGCATAACTTCTTTGCCTGCCACTCCAACGGCAGATATGCTTTTTGTGTCGGTTGCTGGTGCGGCGAAAAGCGTACCAGTCATAATAATCGAGAGTATAAAAGTTGCCGCAAAAATTCTGTAAAACTTATTCATCTGAGAACATCCTTTCATTTTTTATGATGTGAAATTATGGCAATTCATTATATTTTTACTGCTGCTTTTTCTTAAAACACTTTATAAAGAATAATTCCTAGATACTCCTTAATTCCGTAACAGGACAGCATAAGAGAGTATCCGTCTGGGAGCAGCTGTTGGAAGCCGGTGAATTTAGGATTTGTATATCTGCTTAAAACATATGGGTGCATCTTCGCTTCAGGAAAATATTTTTCCGCGGCTAAA encodes:
- a CDS encoding peptidase M15, with the translated sequence MTKRINDFQIAEHFNLIEFQCPCCHRVLLNPLLVSRLEILRQKISKPIIINSGFRCQKHNEKVGGVTNSKHKIGQAADVRVIESEQSEFCETALETGFTKAIAYRERGFVHLEIGA
- a CDS encoding YvrJ family protein: MEELMSSIVQTGFSIAVASYLLVRMDRRMEELTRAVIHLGVVLEAKEVSDGKIGVAENKEVVGNYSFAHRPV
- a CDS encoding sigma-70 family RNA polymerase sigma factor; its protein translation is MNNRTIPDCNVVTLEGLVINYTPLVKVTAYRYQGRGAEYEDLMQEGYLALLLLIPQCKDLKWLPYFLKSRLPGYVRTAAERLRGRKRTPEVGLEDVEGVLSDSKSSRTRSESELHDLLERTLTKAELDLTQALLEGFTQKELASFLNITQQAVSARLRVIRDKLKPVIKDSL
- a CDS encoding SIMPL domain-containing protein (The SIMPL domain is named for its presence in mouse protein SIMPL (signalling molecule that associates with mouse pelle-like kinase). Bacterial member BP26, from Brucella, was shown to assemble into a channel-like structure, while YggE from E. coli has been associated with resistance to oxidative stress.), with product MNKFYRIFAATFILSIIMTGTLFAAPATDTKSISAVGVAGKEVMPDTAFINMAVETKAANANAAKAENSKVMDKLMKDLKKSGIDQKDIKTTGYSLSQDYKQNEKNKRVPSGYVLVHSLNVKVKDIDKAGAVIDTMQSAGANKFYGVDFTVSDQEKIERELLAKATKNGKEKAEIVAKAAGSNVGSLISARVGSVGAAMESGAGNRNMMRTFATADFVPETQITAGTITINVSVDVAFELK